DNA from Halalkalicoccus subterraneus:
AAACGGTCGTATCGTTCCCTTTGACCTCAATGAATACTACTGGCGTCTCTTCTAAAATCAGTGCGTAATCGACCTTCTTCCGTGTCGACCCCATCTGAACAGGGTATTCTGGTTCAACTTCGAAATAAAAATCCCAGTCCAGAAGTTCAATGAGCGGCCGAACAAGCTTCTCTCTTGTACTTTCCTCATTCATCTGGGGAGAAGAGTCGACAATAGCCAGGGAACGTTCAACGTACTCTTTTATTGCATCTTCATCCATCGGTATCCGATAAGTTCTCGTGGTAGACCATCAAAGTGAGGAGAACCCATAGAAGCAGGCTTGGTTCCGAGGTGACAGCTTTATGCCGCCGCTATGGGTCAATAACGTATTGCTCCTCTACATCTGAGGACCGTCATATCCCCTCTTCGAACTTTCTTTTCAATGTCTCCGGTCCAAAGATGTCGATGCGCTGGACGACACTGGGGCTCTACTCATAGCTGGTTACATCCCTATCTGGGTGACTAATTCCTCACGAGTCCAGGGTGTCCAGAGTAAATGCAGATTGTAGCAAACAAATGAGGGTGAAATAGAAGAGGAAAGAGTTGGAGTGACCCTGGACAGCCCGGACTTACTGAGAAAACCGGTCTTTAGAATTAAATAGTGAGATAGAGCATACAAAAAGAATGATTTTTCAAGAGAAACCGAGAATGAGTCACTATGAATACTAGCTATCTCGATATCCCTAAATTGGTCATTTGTAGTGTTCTCAATGGTTCTATACGACTGAATCGAGTTCACAGGTCCTCATTCGAGAAAATCAACCGGACACTATTCTCTTCGAGCCATTGGGCGTGCTCCTCGCCATAGTCCTCGACATTCTGCTCGTACTGTTGCTCGAACTCATCGGAGATGGTTTTGTAGTAGACGAGAGGCAGAATGTAGTCCTTGTAGTCGGTTGGGTCAACCGCGTCTCTAATAATGTCGGCGCACTTGAACAGATGCGATTCAAGAGCATCCAGAGAGAGGGTCATGATGGTGTAATCCGAGACGGGGATATTATCTTCTGTGATATTCACCAGGACGTTCCAAACGACGGAGTCGAGCAAAAAGCTGGATGAAAATGTTGTGTGTGGCTCGAGAGTGGGTAGTCCCCCCGTGCGAACGAAAAAGTCGAGTACTCGAAACGTACGCCTCATGAACCGACCGTTGGTCGCAGAGCGCCGTTAGTCACACATGATGGGAGAGACATTACTTGTACAACCATCCATTGACAGGCCTGTTAGACGCCATAGAACGGACACGGAGCGACGTAGCAACCCATGAGAGAGTAACGTGGTGTCCAATACGTGAATCGGCGTGAACGTCTCCGCAGCATCGATATGAACTAACTAAGGGTTCGTCTGTAATTATTACCGACGACTAAGACAACCGACTTCAACCCCACAAGGGTTCGTCTGGAACACCTCCTCGATGAATTGATCCCGGAGTTCCATCATGCTTCAACCCCACAAGGGTTCGTCTGGAACCGAGGCTCACCTCCATGCGGACTCGCTGGACGCCAGCTTCAACCCCACAAGGGTTCGTCTGGAACCGGCGTCGACAGAAAGCCGGGAAACTCAAAGCCTGGTGGCTTCAACCCCACAAGGGTTCGTCTGGAACCGATGCCATAAATCGCAGGCAGGGCGTAGAAGACGATGCTTCAACCCCACAAGGGTTCGTCTGGAACCATGCCCGAAATCAGGCATACAGCCCTTGAAACGGATGGATTGAACGTAGTGTTTCCGTCAACCTTCAATAACCGCTCAACCCCCGGGGGTCGATGGAATAGAGTATGAATGGATTTCTTTTTCTGCTTTTCGGGCCGTTGGAGTACAGCCCTGTAATGCAGTGGGATACCCACTCTTGGCGTGACGGGTTCGCTCCTCCTGCGTGTTTAAGCCAAACGCTGGCGGCAGGCTCATGGACTATAATTTCCGCGACCTCGTAGGCGATATGACGGTCGCCAGTGTCGCAACCATTGTAAGTATGCTACTATCTTGAGCCGGGCGCTGTCTATGCGCCTCTTCTCGCCTATCGTAGCGGAGCCCCGTGGACAATTGTTCCTCGTCCATGCATCCAAGCATAGGGGCGTCCATGCGACGCTTAACGGCGGGTGGGCTAACGCTCGTAAAGTCAACGAGCGAATGGCGTGAAGTGCGCCATACCGGAGACGGACATATAGCCCGTCCCGGCGTTGGACGGTAGATAGACCGACACATAGTTAATTATTCCGATAGACAATCGGATATGAATGAGTAAAGGGCAACAATCGTGTTCAGGTGAATACACCGCCGGAACAACGACCGAGACAGTCACTCGGACGATTAAATGCCCGCTCGAAACGAGCGACCGTAAGCGGGAGTACCTCCGCAGCGTGATTGAGGAATGGCAGGATATCGCCCGATTCACTGCCGAACGACTCAAATCATTCCAACGGTATGATATTTCTCGGAACAACCCGCAGGTGTACTCAATCGTCAAAGAGTGGGATGACCTCGGTATCAGCGCCGCCATCGCGCGTGATGCGACGTACAAAGCAGTCGAAGCCTATGAGTCGTGGTATGAACTCGGTCAACAGGGCCGACCACCCATGGGACAGTTCGGGGACGGAAATTACCTCAGACTGTCGAACCAGCAACTCACGATTGCCGAGAACGACCGTGGATATGGCGTCAAGCTCAACCTTGTTCCGAGAGACGCCGAGTGGTTCCATATCGGTGGTGGCGAGTATCAGGCCGACTGGTTAGAACGAGTCGTTGACGAAGACGACTCAACGCGAGTCGGCTCATCCGAAGTTCGCCTTGACAGTGAGCAGGCATATCTTCACCTGGTTGTCGTCACCGAAGTCGAGGTCTACAAACCAGATGACGTTTCGACACGCATTGGCGTTGACCTTGGGGAGAACGCCCTGTATGCCGCAGCCGTGACAGGACCGGACGGGATACAAGAAGTCGAGATGGAATCTGGCCGGGAGTTTCGTCATTATCGAGATGAGTTAGACCGCAGGCGAAAGCGTTTGTCTCAGAAAGGCGATTTGCAGGGCGTCAGACAATGTAGAGGCGAGCGCGAGCGGTATACCGAGCATGTGACGCATACGGCGACGAAAACGATTGTAGAGCTTGCTCAGGCCCATGCACCATGCAAAATCCGGTTGGAGGAGATGGGTAACTATCGAGAGACTGTTGATGACCCGATACATGACTGGCCGCGTGGGATGCTTGCCGAGCAAATCTGTTACAAGGCGACTGCTGCCGGTATTCCGGTCGAGTTCGTTGAGTCGCCGTATACCAGTAAAGAGTGTAATCGATGTGACCAGAGGGGCCTCCGGGAGGGGCCATCGTTTGAGTGCCGACGCTGTGACTATGAAGTCCATGCTGACGTGAATGCGGCCATCAATATTGCTCATTGTCCGCCCAAAGACGACTGAAAGCCATCTCGGGAGGCAAATACATTCGTAGGAGGCAGTTGTACTGCTATATATGACCGACACGGCGCGAGACCTCGCCGAAGACATCCATCAGTTCCTCAAAGACGTTGATGACCCACAGGCCGTGTACGACAAAATGCAAGCGGGCAAGTTCGATGACGCCTTCGAGATGATGGGATTGACGCGAGACCAAGCCGAATCAATCGCTCGGAGTTAGTATACCCGTGCTCAAACCATCATCCGGCAAAACGCTGGAGATTGAGATTTTCATGGATTTCGGTCGGAAAACGCTGGATGTATTTTTCGTGTACGGACTGCGAGTGGGTAGTCCGTCCGTGCGACCGAAAAAGCCGAGTGCTCGAAACGCGCCCCATGAACTGTCTATGGCAATTGATGAGATATCAGTAGAGTCCATTGAACAGCTTGTACTTGATGTTTACAGAGATGTTCACGATAGACGGGATAGCGGTTCAATGATAGCACCTGTATAGAAGGAAGGTCGTATCGCACGAAGAGGTGAGATACTGGGTGAGTAGTTGACCGAATCTATAACTTGCTGGAAATGCCATCGAATACTGGAAACCGACACACGGGGACGACGCGCGAGGTCCATTCCATTCAAATCACGATGGAATGTCCTGCTGGGAACCCCTTTCAAATCGCATTATATCCCATTGCGGGTTATAAGAGTAAGAGGGTAAAACCCGGCGCTATCGGGCGAATGGGAACCGCGGAAAACTCCGATGGACTCGCTGGGATTTGAACCCAGGGCCTCTTCCTTGCGAAGGAAGCGATCTACCACTGATCTACGAGCCCGCACCAGTCCGTACCCCCCGGAGTTATTTGTGCCTTCTGCTTCGTCCCCGCGTTCGATCAGTGCACGTCGAGCAACCCCGCCCGTCCGGCAACGAGGCCGAGGACGAGGCCGGTGAAGTGCGCGATCAGCGCGACGCCCGGTGCGCCGGTGGCGACCGTCACGAGCGCGGCAAAGAGGACGAACAACAGGAACTGTAGCCGCCCGCTCAGCCGAACCCGGTCGAACAGAGTGGTCGAAACCACGTTACCAGCGAGCACGTAGCCCATCAGCGCGAAGATCGCGCCGCTTGCCCCGAGCACACCCTGCGGTGGCCCCGCGAGACTTCCCAGCGTGATCTGGGCGATGCCCGCGAGCACACCGGTAGTGATGAAAAACGCGTGAAATCGAACGCGGGTAGTCCGGCGTTCGACCAGCAGACCGAACACCAGCAGGGCAAGTGCGTTCGAGAGCAGGTGGCCCATCCCGCCGTGAGCGTAGACGCTCGTTACCAGCGTCCACGGGCGAACGTCGACGGGCGGCGCGAGCACGAAGAAGAACGCCATCAGCCCGACGAAACTGACGGCCATCTGAAGACCGAAAACGAGGGCGAAGGCTACCAGCGTCTCGATCGTCGGACTGCCGCGGCGACCGCTCATAGCGGAGTATGGATGCGAGCGGGCAAAACGCACGCGGTACGCTGATCGATCGGTGACGAACCGAAAGGAAACGGACGTCGTGTCCCGCCGTCAGTCCTCGAGAACGATCTCGATGGAGACGTCGTTGGGAACCTGAATGCGCATGAGCTGTCTGAGCGCGCGCTCGTCGGCGTCGAGGTCAATGAGACGCTTGTGGACACGCATCTCCCAGTGCTCCCACGTCGCGGTCCCTTCGCCATCAGGCGATTTTCGCGCGGGCACTTCGAGCGTTTTCGTCGGGAGCGGGATCGGACCCGACACCGAGACGCCGGTCTTGTCGGCGATCTCGCGAACGTCGTCGCAGATGCTGTCGAGGTCGTTCGGACTCGTGCCGGCGAGTCTGACGCGTGCCTGTTGCATCGTTTAGCTCTCGTTGACCTCGAGGACTCGACCGGCCGCGATGGTCTGTCCCATGTCGCGCACTGCGAAGCTCCCGAGCTCGGGGATCTCCGAGGATGGCTCGAGGCTGAGGGGCTTTTGCGGTCGAACGGTGACGACCGCGGCGTCGCCCGACTGGATGAAGTCGGGGTTCTCCTCCTCGACCTCGCCGCTTGCGGGATCGATCTTCTGGTCGATCGTCTCGATCGTACAGGCGACCTGTGCGGTGTGGGCGTGGAAGACCGGCGTGTAGCCCGCGGTGATCACCGAGGGGTGCTGCATCACGACGATCTGGGCCTTGAACGTGGTGGCGACGCTCGGCGGGTCGTCGGCGGGGCCACAGACGTCCCCGCGGCGGATGTCGTCCTTGCCGATGCCGCGGACGTTGAATCCGACGTTGTCGCCGGGTTCGGCCTTGGGGACCTCCTCGTGGTGCATCTCGACGGTCTTGACCTCGCCGCCGACGTCGCTGGGCTGGAACGAGACGTTGTCGCCCGTGTTGAGGACGCCGGTCTCGACGCGGCCGACCGGGACCGTCCCGATGCCCGAGATGGTGTAGACGTCCTGGATGGGCAGGCGTAGCGGGGCGTCCGTCGGCGGCTGCGGTGCCTCGAGGTTGTTGAGTGCCTCGAGCAGGATCTTGCCGTCGTACCAGTCCATGTTTCCGGAGCGCTCGGCGACGTTGTCGCCCTCGAACGCCGAGATCGGGATGAACTCCGCGTCTTCGGTGTCGAAGCGGACCTGGTTGAGGAGCTGCTTGACCTCCTCGACGACCTCCTTGTAGTCGTTCTCGGAGTAGTCGACGAGATCCATCTTGTTGACGCCGACGATCAGCTCGTTGATACCGAGCGTTCGAGCCAGGAAGACGTGCTCCTGGGTCTGGGGCGCGACGCCGTCGTCCGCGGCGACGACGAGCACGGCGTTGTCAGCCTGGCTCGCGCCAGTGATCATGTTCTTGACGAAGTCGCGGTGACCCGGACAGTCGACGATGGTGAAGTAGTACTCGTCGGTGTCGAACTCCTGGTGGGCGATGTCGATGGTTACACCGCGCTCTCGCTCCTCGGCGAGATTGTCCATGACGTAGGCGAACTCGAAGCCGCCCTTGCCCTTCTCCTCGGCCTCCTCGCGGTGCTGTTCGATGACGTGCTCCGGGACGCTGCCGGTCTCGTACAGCAGTCGCCCGACGAGCGTGCTCTTCCCGTGGTCGACGTGGCCGATAATGGCCAGGTTCTGGTGTGGTTTGTCGCTCATGGATGTCTCACGCGCAGTGGCGCTTATACAGGGGTTTTCGTCAGTTGCTCATAAAACGATTTCGATACGCTACCCGCCCGAAACGCCCGTCGTCGGACGATTCCTGCCAACGATTCGCACGGAAACGGTACTATCGTGGTCGGTAGCCAAGCGCCCGCAGGAGTCCCCGCTTCCAGACCGGCTTTTCGTACCAGCGAATCCGGTCGAGAAGCCGTTGGTTTCGGCGATTGAGGACCTCGATGTCGTCATCTCGTTCGCCCCCGGCCCGAGCGCGCTCGTCCGCCCCGGAGCGCTCGCGGGTGATCTCGGCGTGGCGCCGGTCGAGGCGCTTTCGTTCGCGCCGAAGCGCCAGGGCGTTCCCGTGGATCGCCCCCGTGTCGCCACCCGCCGACCGCTCGCCGTCGGGCGTCGCGCCCTCGGACTCGGAGGTTCGGCCCACGATGACCGCGTTGACGACCGCCCCGAGCAGCAAGACCAGCCCGCTGAAGTACAGCCACATCAACAGCAGGAGGATCGCGCCGATGACGTCCGAACCGCTGGTCCCTCCCCCGCCGGCGTATCCGATGTAGACCTGAAACAGCGCCTGCAACAGCGCCCAGCCGACCGCCGCGACGACGACACCGGGGAGGACCTGTTTCGGGGTCAGTCCCTCGACGTCGGGAAAGCGGTAGTACATCGGATAGAAGACGACCGTCAGGCCGATCACCAACACCAACGGGTTGAGCAGCCCGATGAAGGGGATCTCCGGGAGGGCCGCGAAGGCAGTCGTCGCGACGACCGCGCCGACGATCGCCCCGCCAATGGTGAGCAGAACGACGAGCCCGTCGACGAGCTGATCGAGAAACGAGTTGTCCTCGGTAGTGTCGTAGATCTCCGAGAAGGCCGTATCAAGCCCGCGGAAGATCTTGAGCGTCCCCCAGATCAGGGTAACGGCCCCGATGACGCCCGCGCCGCCGGCGGAGCTGTCGGCCTCGCCCGCGATGTAGCCGTCGAGCAACTGCTGTGCGCTCGGCGGGAGGTACGACTGCGTGTAGCCGGTGATCTCGTTTGCCAGCGACTGGTCGCCGACGATCGCGACGGCGAGAAAGAGCAACGCGAGCAGCGGGATCAGCGAGACGAACGCCTGATATGCGATGCTGCCGGCCATGAACGTGACGTTCTCCTCGCTGACCTCCCGCGTGACCGCTTTCCCGAACGATTTCGCCTCCCCGAAACTCGGACACATTGGCCGGAGATAACGGAAAGAGGGAGGATAGTCACGCGGCTTGCGATGGCCATCGGAGAACTCCGACCCGGCACCACCCAGCGAGTTCACCCGAGCCGGCCGACGTCCGAGAGCACCGCCGTCGCGGTTTCTGGCCCGCCCGCCCCGCGCCCGCTGACGTTCAGCCGGCCGGCGTGGGTCGTCTCGAACTGGACGATGTTCCTGGTGCCCGAGACCGCGAGGGTGCCGTTCTCGGGGACGAGCCGCGGGCCGACCCGGACCCCCTCGCGGGTCGCCTCGCCGATCAGCCGGACGGTCCGGCCGTCCTCGCCGGCGAGTTCGAGGGCGCTTCCCGGCACGCCCTCGATCCCCTCGACCTCGGCGTCGGCGAGGGTGAACTCCCGGTCCTCCGAGAGCACGTTCGCCATGATCACGCATTTCAGGGCGGCGTCGGTCCCCTCGACGTCGAAGGAGGGGTCTGCCTCCGCGACGCCGAGGTCCTGGGCCTCCGCGAGCACGTGCTCGTAGTCGAGCCCCTCGGCGGCCATCCGGGTGAGGATGAAGTTCGCGGTGCCGTTCAGGACGCCCCGGGCGGCGGTGATATGGTCGGGGCCGAAGTCCTCGATGGTCGAGAGCGCGGGAATCGCACCTCCCACCGTCGCCTCGAAGCGGATCTCGCCCGCGCTCGCGCGTTCGGCCGCGCGCAACTCGCCGTAGCGCTCGGCGACGGGCCCCTTGTTCGCGAGCACGACGTGGCGATCCCGTTCGAGCGCCCCGACGACGTGCGAGAAGCCGGGCTCGGCGTCGCCCAGCGTCGTGGGCGTCGCCTCGATCAGGGCGTCGTACTCCGCGTCGAGGGCAGCCTCGGGCGCCGACGACCCGACCCGACCCTCACGCTCTTTCTCCGCCACCACCGTCTCGGGGTCCAGCCCCTCGGGGTCGACCGCCGCGCTCCGCGAGTCGGCGACCGCCGTGACCGAGTGGCCGTACTCCCCGGCGAGCTCGATCACCGAACGACCGACGGCGCCGGCGCCGACGACGGCGAGCCTCATGCCTCCACCTCCCGGTCGAGCTGGGGTTCGATGGCGAGCAGTCCCTTCTCGTCGGCGAGCTCGCGGACCCGCGCGAGGGCGTCGGAGACGCCGCCGGCCTCGGCGGCCAGCCGGAGGCGGGCGCTCGGGCGGTCGTCCTCGGGGGCCGACAGCGAGAGATCGAGGACGGAAAGGTTCGCACACTCCTCGAACCAGCGCAGCGTATCGGAGAGGTCCGTCTCGATGAGCGGGCCGACGAGGATCACCGAGACCTCCTCGGCGTAACGCTCCTCGCCGGCTTGGATGACGTTGATGCCGGCCTCACGCAGGGCTTCGACGATGCCCGAGAACCGTTCGGGGGCACACTCCAGATCGACCTCGACGGGGATCCGCCCGCGTGGGGTGAGGTTGCCTCGCTCGTGGTAGATCGACAGCAGGTTGCCGCCGTTATCGGCGATCGGATGCAGTGCGTTCAGCAGTTCGCCCGGCTCGTCCGAGAGTTCGAGCCGGACGGTGTGTGCGCGGGCGTCGCTCACCGACGCCCACCTCGCGGTCGGTACATGCCTTCCCTCGCGCGTGGGAGGGGATAAGAGTTGAGCAATTGGGACCACGCCGGACCAACGTTCTTGTAACGGGCGGTCGTCCTCGGAGATATGGGCACAATCGTCGGCGTCAGACTGACGGACGGCGTCGCGCTCGCGGCCGACAAACGCGCGACGGGCGGGAGTACGGTCAGAAGCGAGAGCGTCGAGAAGCTCTTCGCGTTCGACGGCGCGGAGGCCGGCGCGGTCGCGGCGGACGAAACCGGCGCGATCCAGACGTTCGGTCGTAAACTCGATACGGAGGTCCGCCAGCGTGGGACCGAACAGGGCTCGCTGATCCGGATCGATCCCCTCTCGCGTCTCGCGAGCGAACTGGCTGCGGACACGGGCGTCGAGGCGGTCGTCGCCGCCCGCGACGGCGAGGGTGTCGCCCGGATGCGCGCGATCGACAGTGCAGGCGCCGAACTCGACGAGAAAGTAGTCGCACAGGGCACCGGCGCTCAGTTCGCGCTCGGTCAACTCGACGGGATGGACCGCGACGAGTCGATCGACGGGGCGGCCGACGCCCTCGGATCGATCTTCGAGCGGATCGCCGAACGGGACACGGAGACCGGCGAGGACTGTACGGTCTGGACGCTTCCGGACGGGTAGGCGGTTACTCGCCGGAGCCGACCGACGCGCTCGAATCGAAGCGCTCACGGTACTTCGTCAGGCTCGATTCGAGCGCTTTCTCGGGGTCGATCCCGCACTCGTCGGCCAGCGAGAGCAGCGAGTAATAGACATCACCGAACTCGTCCTCCAATCCTTCGGTCGTCTCGACCTCCCGTTCGCCGTACTCGCTGGCCTTCAGCAGCTCCTTTGCGAGTTCGCCCGTCTCGCTTTCCGGATCGAGCATACGTCGTTCGGGATCCAGTTCGAGGTCCTACTCGCCATTGACCTCACTCACGCGACCCATACGGGCGCATCGGAGCGCGCGGGAGTTAATGGATAGGTTTTACCGCGGGTCACGTGTACAGTTCGCATATGGCAGACGAAGACGACGAGAAGTTCGCCACCAGAAGCGTTCACGCCGGCCAAGAGCCCGACGAGACCACCGGAGCGCGCGCGCCACCGATCTATCAGACGACCTCCTACGAGTTCGATGACACCGACCACGCCGCGCGGCTGTTCGCCCTCGAGGAGCCGGGCAACATCTACTCGCGGATCATGAACCCGACGAACGCCATGCTCGAAAAACGGCTGGCCTCGCTCGAAGGCGGGGTCGCGGCACTGGCCACGTCATCGGGCATGGCCGCGTTCGATCTGGCGAACTTCGTCCTCGCGGAGGCCGGCGACAACGTCGTTTCGGCGTCGGCGCTGTACGGCGGCACCTACACCTATCTCACCCACACCGTCGAGAAACGCGGCGTCGAGACTCGCTTCGTCGATACGCTGGATTACGACGCCTACGAGGACGCGATCGACGAGGAGACGGCATACGTCCACCTCGAAACCATCGGCAACCCCGCACTCGTAACACCGGACATCGAACGCGTCGCGGAGATCGCACACACAAACGACGTCCCGCTGTTCGTCGACAACACGTTCGCCACGCCCTATCTGTGTCGCCCCATCGAACACGGCGCTGATCTGGTCTGGAACTCGACCACGAAATGGCTTCACGGCGCGGGCTCGACCGTCGGCGGCATCCTCGTCGACGGCGGCACCTTCGAGTGGGAATCGGGCGACTACCCGGAGATCACCGAACCCAATCCGGCCTATCACGGGCTGAACTTCCGGGAGACCTTCGGCGAGGCGGCGTTCGCCTACGCCGCCCGTGCCCGCGGGTTGCGCGATCTGGGCAACCAGCAGTCACCCTTCGACGCCTGGGTCACCCTTCAGAAGCTCGAATCTCTGCCACTCAGGATGGAGAAACACTGCGAGAACGCCCAGCTGGTCGCCGAAGCTCTCGAGAGCAATCCCGAGGTCGCGTGGGTGAACTACCCCGGACTGGAGAGCCACGAGACCCACGAAACCGCAAGCGAGTATCTCGATGGCGGCTACGGCGGCATGATCACGTTCGGGCTGGAGGACGGATACGAGGCCGGACGGGCCGTCTGCAACGGGGTCGAACTCGCGAGCATGCTCGCGAACGTCGGCGACGCCAAGACCCTGATCATCCATCCCGCCTCGACGACCCACCAGCAGCTCTCGGCCGAGGAGAAGGCCGCAAGCGGCGTCACCGACGACCTCATTCGAATTTCCGTCGGAATCGAGGACCCCGCGGACGTCGTCGCCGATCTGGAGCGCGCGATCGAGGAAGCGACCTAAACGCGAGCGAGCACGTCGAGCTGGTGGGCGATATAGACCAGTTCGTCGTCGCGGAGCTGCCGACGCCGCGCCGCGAGCCATTCCTGAAGACCCTCACCGAGTTCGTCGGCCAGTG
Protein-coding regions in this window:
- the tuf gene encoding translation elongation factor EF-1 subunit alpha; amino-acid sequence: MSDKPHQNLAIIGHVDHGKSTLVGRLLYETGSVPEHVIEQHREEAEEKGKGGFEFAYVMDNLAEERERGVTIDIAHQEFDTDEYYFTIVDCPGHRDFVKNMITGASQADNAVLVVAADDGVAPQTQEHVFLARTLGINELIVGVNKMDLVDYSENDYKEVVEEVKQLLNQVRFDTEDAEFIPISAFEGDNVAERSGNMDWYDGKILLEALNNLEAPQPPTDAPLRLPIQDVYTISGIGTVPVGRVETGVLNTGDNVSFQPSDVGGEVKTVEMHHEEVPKAEPGDNVGFNVRGIGKDDIRRGDVCGPADDPPSVATTFKAQIVVMQHPSVITAGYTPVFHAHTAQVACTIETIDQKIDPASGEVEEENPDFIQSGDAAVVTVRPQKPLSLEPSSEIPELGSFAVRDMGQTIAAGRVLEVNES
- a CDS encoding YihY/virulence factor BrkB family protein, with amino-acid sequence MCPSFGEAKSFGKAVTREVSEENVTFMAGSIAYQAFVSLIPLLALLFLAVAIVGDQSLANEITGYTQSYLPPSAQQLLDGYIAGEADSSAGGAGVIGAVTLIWGTLKIFRGLDTAFSEIYDTTEDNSFLDQLVDGLVVLLTIGGAIVGAVVATTAFAALPEIPFIGLLNPLVLVIGLTVVFYPMYYRFPDVEGLTPKQVLPGVVVAAVGWALLQALFQVYIGYAGGGGTSGSDVIGAILLLLMWLYFSGLVLLLGAVVNAVIVGRTSESEGATPDGERSAGGDTGAIHGNALALRRERKRLDRRHAEITRERSGADERARAGGERDDDIEVLNRRNQRLLDRIRWYEKPVWKRGLLRALGYRPR
- a CDS encoding MazG nucleotide pyrophosphohydrolase domain-containing protein, with amino-acid sequence MLDPESETGELAKELLKASEYGEREVETTEGLEDEFGDVYYSLLSLADECGIDPEKALESSLTKYRERFDSSASVGSGE
- a CDS encoding type I restriction-modification system subunit M N-terminal domain-containing protein translates to MTLSLDALESHLFKCADIIRDAVDPTDYKDYILPLVYYKTISDEFEQQYEQNVEDYGEEHAQWLEENSVRLIFSNEDL
- a CDS encoding rhomboid family intramembrane serine protease gives rise to the protein MSGRRGSPTIETLVAFALVFGLQMAVSFVGLMAFFFVLAPPVDVRPWTLVTSVYAHGGMGHLLSNALALLVFGLLVERRTTRVRFHAFFITTGVLAGIAQITLGSLAGPPQGVLGASGAIFALMGYVLAGNVVSTTLFDRVRLSGRLQFLLFVLFAALVTVATGAPGVALIAHFTGLVLGLVAGRAGLLDVH
- the rpsJ gene encoding 30S ribosomal protein S10, whose translation is MQQARVRLAGTSPNDLDSICDDVREIADKTGVSVSGPIPLPTKTLEVPARKSPDGEGTATWEHWEMRVHKRLIDLDADERALRQLMRIQVPNDVSIEIVLED
- a CDS encoding Ntn hydrolase family protein, which translates into the protein MGTIVGVRLTDGVALAADKRATGGSTVRSESVEKLFAFDGAEAGAVAADETGAIQTFGRKLDTEVRQRGTEQGSLIRIDPLSRLASELAADTGVEAVVAARDGEGVARMRAIDSAGAELDEKVVAQGTGAQFALGQLDGMDRDESIDGAADALGSIFERIAERDTETGEDCTVWTLPDG
- a CDS encoding RNA-guided endonuclease InsQ/TnpB family protein; this encodes MSKGQQSCSGEYTAGTTTETVTRTIKCPLETSDRKREYLRSVIEEWQDIARFTAERLKSFQRYDISRNNPQVYSIVKEWDDLGISAAIARDATYKAVEAYESWYELGQQGRPPMGQFGDGNYLRLSNQQLTIAENDRGYGVKLNLVPRDAEWFHIGGGEYQADWLERVVDEDDSTRVGSSEVRLDSEQAYLHLVVVTEVEVYKPDDVSTRIGVDLGENALYAAAVTGPDGIQEVEMESGREFRHYRDELDRRRKRLSQKGDLQGVRQCRGERERYTEHVTHTATKTIVELAQAHAPCKIRLEEMGNYRETVDDPIHDWPRGMLAEQICYKATAAGIPVEFVESPYTSKECNRCDQRGLREGPSFECRRCDYEVHADVNAAINIAHCPPKDD
- a CDS encoding O-acetylhomoserine aminocarboxypropyltransferase/cysteine synthase family protein, coding for MADEDDEKFATRSVHAGQEPDETTGARAPPIYQTTSYEFDDTDHAARLFALEEPGNIYSRIMNPTNAMLEKRLASLEGGVAALATSSGMAAFDLANFVLAEAGDNVVSASALYGGTYTYLTHTVEKRGVETRFVDTLDYDAYEDAIDEETAYVHLETIGNPALVTPDIERVAEIAHTNDVPLFVDNTFATPYLCRPIEHGADLVWNSTTKWLHGAGSTVGGILVDGGTFEWESGDYPEITEPNPAYHGLNFRETFGEAAFAYAARARGLRDLGNQQSPFDAWVTLQKLESLPLRMEKHCENAQLVAEALESNPEVAWVNYPGLESHETHETASEYLDGGYGGMITFGLEDGYEAGRAVCNGVELASMLANVGDAKTLIIHPASTTHQQLSAEEKAASGVTDDLIRISVGIEDPADVVADLERAIEEAT
- a CDS encoding amino acid-binding protein — encoded protein: MSDARAHTVRLELSDEPGELLNALHPIADNGGNLLSIYHERGNLTPRGRIPVEVDLECAPERFSGIVEALREAGINVIQAGEERYAEEVSVILVGPLIETDLSDTLRWFEECANLSVLDLSLSAPEDDRPSARLRLAAEAGGVSDALARVRELADEKGLLAIEPQLDREVEA
- a CDS encoding homoserine dehydrogenase; translation: MRLAVVGAGAVGRSVIELAGEYGHSVTAVADSRSAAVDPEGLDPETVVAEKEREGRVGSSAPEAALDAEYDALIEATPTTLGDAEPGFSHVVGALERDRHVVLANKGPVAERYGELRAAERASAGEIRFEATVGGAIPALSTIEDFGPDHITAARGVLNGTANFILTRMAAEGLDYEHVLAEAQDLGVAEADPSFDVEGTDAALKCVIMANVLSEDREFTLADAEVEGIEGVPGSALELAGEDGRTVRLIGEATREGVRVGPRLVPENGTLAVSGTRNIVQFETTHAGRLNVSGRGAGGPETATAVLSDVGRLG